One part of the Francisella adeliensis genome encodes these proteins:
- a CDS encoding protein-L-isoaspartate O-methyltransferase family protein: MNFEFARENMIKQQVMPEGIAYGSLIEAMSSIAREDFLPHQYKNLAYCDTNLVLGSREIKSPMLTAKLLNSLEIRESDDVLMLGVECGYTAALLAKISNSVEILDYSDDMLGQTRRSLASLNIFNAEFNNAEHLTNIIENDKKYDCVFITSAVQESDIDESLLQLLDLDGRMVFVVQTNICNKAYLLKKTSADEYDKKFLFDIYNK; encoded by the coding sequence ATGAATTTCGAATTTGCTCGAGAAAATATGATTAAGCAGCAAGTAATGCCTGAAGGTATTGCCTATGGAAGTTTAATAGAGGCAATGTCTAGCATCGCTAGAGAGGATTTTTTACCTCACCAATATAAAAACTTAGCGTATTGTGATACAAATCTTGTTTTGGGCTCTAGAGAAATAAAAAGCCCTATGCTTACAGCAAAATTGCTTAATTCTTTGGAAATAAGAGAAAGTGATGATGTTTTAATGCTTGGTGTTGAATGTGGCTACACTGCAGCACTTTTGGCTAAGATTTCAAATAGTGTCGAAATCCTTGATTATAGTGACGATATGCTTGGTCAAACTCGTCGTAGTTTAGCAAGTTTAAATATCTTCAATGCTGAATTTAATAATGCTGAGCATCTTACAAATATTATTGAGAATGATAAAAAATATGATTGTGTATTTATCACTAGTGCTGTTCAGGAGAGTGATATTGATGAGTCATTGTTACAGCTTCTAGACTTAGATGGTAGAATGGTTTTTGTTGTACAAACTAATATTTGTAATAAAGCGTATTTGCTTAAAAAAACAAGTGCAGACGAATATGACAAAAAGTTTTTGTTTGATATATACAATAAGTAG
- a CDS encoding peptide MFS transporter yields MSAVAKANLTKYPEGMTHLFLTGLWERFSYYGITALLILYLFKHFDMSDARAYLIYGAYASMVYGTPIIGGIIADKYIGQYRSIIIGASLIALGHFVMIVPDSENICFFMGLSIVIVGTGLFKPSIGAITGAIFAKKNAHKRNQGFTFLYIGMNVGTITAPLVCSYIAVTYSWNLAFGIAGVGMLIGLAIFINGSKYYNDIKKSKLNLIKRVFYWIALTLSLLCLILFIFILLSYPFWASKVLFIIGLATTLLIIYFIFNSELNDRDRIYITVILTLFYMVFMILLQQSGGMMNVFTERNVNREILGFVIPTSAFQSVEPFFIILFGPLYAYLGKRFNSNPHTYPVKFATGLLIMSLSFLLLVVAILLTAKNGFISSWWINVSYLLQALGELFIGPIGLAMISVVAPKRMVGFFMGVWVLSSAFANYLAASFGALISGDGKVGSLAPSETIDIYMRAFGYFTLLGIIAALILFVLVPVLNKKLKFLLS; encoded by the coding sequence ATGAGCGCTGTAGCTAAAGCTAATCTAACAAAATATCCTGAGGGCATGACACACCTATTCTTAACTGGGCTGTGGGAAAGGTTTAGTTATTATGGAATAACAGCATTGCTAATCTTATATTTGTTTAAGCATTTTGACATGTCAGATGCTAGAGCTTACTTGATTTATGGGGCATATGCTTCGATGGTATATGGTACCCCTATTATCGGTGGAATTATAGCAGATAAATATATTGGCCAATATAGATCAATAATAATAGGCGCTTCACTTATAGCTCTAGGACATTTTGTGATGATAGTTCCTGATAGTGAAAATATTTGTTTTTTTATGGGCTTAAGTATAGTAATAGTTGGTACTGGCCTATTTAAGCCTAGTATAGGAGCGATAACTGGTGCTATATTTGCTAAAAAGAATGCACACAAGAGAAACCAAGGTTTTACATTTTTATATATAGGGATGAATGTAGGTACAATTACTGCCCCTTTAGTGTGCTCTTATATAGCTGTAACATATAGCTGGAATTTAGCTTTTGGAATAGCTGGTGTTGGGATGTTGATCGGTTTGGCAATATTTATAAACGGCAGTAAGTATTATAACGATATAAAAAAGAGCAAACTCAATCTGATTAAGAGGGTTTTTTACTGGATTGCTTTAACATTATCGTTACTATGCCTTATCTTATTTATTTTCATCTTATTGAGTTATCCATTTTGGGCTAGTAAAGTATTGTTTATAATAGGTTTAGCAACAACACTGCTAATAATCTATTTTATTTTTAATTCTGAGCTTAATGATAGAGATAGAATATATATCACTGTAATTTTGACTCTCTTTTATATGGTTTTTATGATTCTTTTGCAACAAAGTGGAGGGATGATGAATGTATTTACAGAAAGAAATGTTAATAGAGAAATATTAGGTTTTGTAATACCAACAAGTGCTTTTCAATCTGTAGAACCATTTTTTATAATTTTATTTGGTCCATTATATGCATATTTAGGTAAGCGTTTTAATTCCAATCCTCATACATATCCTGTGAAATTTGCTACAGGTCTTTTAATCATGAGTTTATCTTTTTTACTGTTGGTGGTGGCTATATTACTGACGGCAAAAAATGGTTTCATTTCATCTTGGTGGATAAATGTAAGTTATCTTTTACAAGCATTAGGGGAGCTTTTTATCGGTCCTATTGGTTTGGCTATGATTAGTGTCGTAGCTCCTAAAAGAATGGTTGGTTTTTTTATGGGTGTATGGGTTTTAAGTTCAGCCTTTGCAAATTATCTGGCAGCTAGTTTTGGAGCGTTGATTAGTGGAGATGGTAAGGTTGGTTCACTAGCACCAAGTGAGACTATAGATATTTATATGAGGGCTTTTGGATACTTTACTTTATTAGGCATTATTGCTGCACTTATTTTATTTGTTTTAGTCCCAGTTTTAAATAAGAAACTTAAATTCTTGCTCTCTTAA
- a CDS encoding trans-sulfuration enzyme family protein, which yields MTQSNFKPNTLSVHAGSPGDKATGAVTTPIYTSSVYAQQSPGVCEFEYGRVGNPTRFQYEKAVAELERVEKAFAFASGIAAINAVIDILSAGSHIIAIDVIYGGTYRIFEEVKRKTSNHEISYINFDHIDSLQQSLQKNTRMVWLETPANPLLNIVDIEKISRFCKQNNLILVVDNTFATPYNQNPILLGADIVVHSASKYINGHSDVISGIVAVSDESLIKQIEFVQLAGGAVAGPFDSFLAARGLKTLALRMEKHNQNALNLAEWLEEHAQVKNVHYPGLKSSIGYEIAQRQMTGFGGVIALELQGTAETARVFLESLKLFSITVSVGGVESLSSIPALMSHSSIPKEIREKHGISDTLVRLSIGIEDVEDLQSDIEQALIKATQGEIEYERCS from the coding sequence ATGACTCAATCTAACTTTAAACCTAACACTCTTTCTGTACATGCTGGTTCACCAGGTGATAAAGCTACAGGAGCTGTAACTACCCCAATCTATACATCTTCAGTATACGCTCAACAAAGCCCTGGGGTTTGTGAGTTTGAATATGGGAGAGTGGGCAACCCAACAAGATTTCAGTATGAAAAAGCTGTAGCTGAATTAGAGCGAGTAGAAAAAGCGTTTGCTTTTGCATCAGGAATAGCTGCAATTAATGCTGTAATAGATATTTTGTCAGCAGGTAGCCATATAATTGCTATAGATGTTATATATGGTGGAACTTACAGAATTTTTGAGGAGGTGAAGCGTAAAACTTCAAACCATGAAATTAGTTATATTAATTTTGATCATATTGATTCATTACAACAAAGTTTACAAAAAAATACTCGCATGGTGTGGTTAGAAACCCCTGCTAACCCTTTACTAAATATAGTTGATATCGAAAAAATTAGTAGGTTTTGTAAGCAAAATAACCTCATATTAGTTGTTGATAATACTTTTGCCACACCATATAATCAAAACCCTATTTTATTAGGTGCTGATATAGTTGTCCATTCAGCTTCTAAATATATTAATGGTCATTCTGATGTTATTAGTGGAATTGTTGCTGTTAGTGATGAAAGCTTAATTAAGCAAATAGAGTTTGTGCAATTAGCTGGAGGAGCTGTAGCAGGACCTTTTGATAGTTTCCTTGCTGCAAGAGGTCTAAAAACTTTAGCTCTTAGAATGGAAAAACATAATCAAAATGCTTTGAATTTAGCTGAGTGGTTAGAAGAACATGCGCAGGTAAAAAATGTTCATTATCCCGGCTTGAAAAGTAGCATTGGATACGAAATTGCTCAGCGTCAGATGACTGGTTTTGGAGGGGTTATAGCTTTAGAACTCCAAGGAACTGCTGAAACTGCTCGAGTTTTCTTAGAATCGCTAAAGCTTTTTTCTATCACAGTAAGTGTTGGAGGTGTTGAGAGTTTATCATCTATTCCTGCACTTATGTCGCACTCTTCTATACCCAAAGAAATTAGAGAAAAGCATGGTATTTCTGATACTTTAGTAAGGCTTTCAATAGGGATTGAGGATGTAGAGGATTTACAAAGCGACATAGAGCAAGCTCTTATTAAAGCTACTCAGGGAGAGATTGAGTATGAGCGCTGTAGCTAA
- a CDS encoding homocysteine S-methyltransferase family protein: protein MKKETLLERLDKGPVICAEGFLFEIERRGYLSSGEFVPMVSLDNPHVIENLHREFQHAGSDIVEAFTYNGHREKLRVAGKEHLLEPLNRAALRIAKKVADSTPEGVQPNLMAGNISNSNIWKENDEESQRQVAEMFEEMVTWAVEEGADILIGETFYYAEEAFKALEIMKKTGLQTIVTIAPMAENIMRDGWSIVDTCKELEKRGADVVGLNCFRGPETMLPDLEKIRKAVKCHVAGLPVPYRTNDEHSTFFNLPDNNGCGCPSPHGRTFPTALDPLFCNRYEIRDFAEKAYNMGVNYLGVCCGASPMHIREVADAVGLTVPASKYNENMENHFMYGKNKRTAKHMQEYGDKA, encoded by the coding sequence ATGAAAAAAGAAACCCTACTAGAAAGACTAGATAAAGGCCCTGTAATCTGTGCAGAAGGTTTTTTGTTTGAAATTGAGCGCCGAGGTTATTTATCTTCTGGTGAATTTGTACCAATGGTTTCTCTTGATAACCCTCATGTTATAGAAAATTTACACCGAGAGTTTCAGCATGCCGGTTCAGATATTGTCGAAGCTTTTACATACAATGGTCATAGAGAAAAGTTAAGAGTAGCCGGTAAAGAGCATTTACTTGAGCCTTTAAATAGAGCTGCTTTACGCATAGCTAAGAAAGTTGCAGATTCAACTCCTGAAGGTGTGCAACCAAACTTGATGGCAGGTAATATTTCAAACTCTAATATTTGGAAAGAAAATGATGAAGAGTCTCAACGTCAAGTAGCTGAAATGTTTGAGGAAATGGTAACTTGGGCTGTAGAAGAAGGTGCTGATATACTTATTGGTGAAACTTTTTATTATGCTGAAGAAGCTTTTAAAGCACTAGAAATTATGAAGAAAACGGGACTTCAAACAATTGTAACTATCGCACCAATGGCTGAAAATATCATGCGTGATGGATGGTCAATCGTTGATACTTGTAAAGAGTTGGAAAAGCGTGGTGCTGATGTGGTAGGTTTAAACTGTTTTAGAGGTCCTGAGACAATGCTTCCAGATTTAGAAAAGATACGCAAAGCAGTTAAGTGCCATGTTGCAGGATTGCCAGTACCTTACAGAACAAATGATGAGCATTCTACATTTTTTAATCTTCCAGACAATAATGGCTGTGGTTGTCCATCTCCTCATGGTAGAACATTCCCAACAGCATTAGATCCACTATTTTGTAATCGTTACGAAATAAGAGATTTTGCTGAAAAAGCTTATAATATGGGCGTTAATTATCTTGGTGTATGCTGTGGAGCGAGCCCTATGCATATAAGAGAAGTTGCCGATGCTGTAGGCCTAACAGTACCAGCTAGCAAGTATAATGAAAATATGGAAAACCACTTTATGTATGGTAAAAATAAACGTACAGCTAAGCACATGCAAGAGTATGGTGATAAAGCTTAA
- a CDS encoding NAD-dependent succinate-semialdehyde dehydrogenase, whose amino-acid sequence MLNNKVLQKILNKYSCAAENSFELRNPATDGLICSLENKSAKYVQNAIAKSKQAQAIFKDQSARSKADLLLNWYDLIMQNSDDIAEIITIESGKPLAESKGELQYGANFIRWYAEKANRIDGRVFDPNLENMEGRVDYQPVGVVAAITPWNFPFAMITRKVAPAIAAGCSVVLKPSELTPLSAFVCKELFVEAGGDEDLFYVVCGDSKIIGKELLESKAVRKITFTGSTGVGKLLMQQAAESVKKVSLELGGNAPFIVFERANLDKAIAGLINSKIRNAGQVCVAPNRVFVHKSIKKEFVAKLKAEVASLKLGNGLDEGVKVGPLINNSAVEKVQTHIDDAISKGAKLIYGGKVDEELGGKFFKPTVLDNITDEMLVSCDETFGPLIAIFEFENEEEAVERANNTNYGLASYFFSEDMAQIRRVRNQLEYGMIGINTGVISSEKAPFGGVKESGLGREGSDDGIYEFMEAKYSLQSF is encoded by the coding sequence ATGCTAAACAATAAAGTTTTACAAAAAATTCTAAATAAATATTCTTGTGCTGCAGAAAACAGCTTTGAACTAAGAAACCCTGCAACTGATGGGCTAATATGTAGTTTAGAAAATAAATCTGCAAAATATGTGCAAAACGCTATAGCTAAATCAAAACAAGCTCAAGCAATATTTAAAGACCAATCTGCACGATCAAAAGCAGATCTTTTATTGAACTGGTATGATCTTATAATGCAAAATTCTGATGATATTGCAGAGATTATAACTATAGAAAGTGGTAAGCCTTTAGCAGAATCAAAAGGTGAACTTCAGTACGGAGCAAACTTCATAAGATGGTATGCTGAAAAAGCTAATCGAATAGATGGTAGGGTTTTTGATCCAAACCTTGAAAATATGGAGGGTAGAGTAGACTACCAACCTGTGGGTGTGGTTGCTGCAATTACACCTTGGAACTTTCCGTTTGCAATGATAACGCGAAAGGTTGCACCTGCTATTGCTGCAGGGTGTAGTGTAGTACTGAAACCGTCTGAGCTAACACCACTATCTGCTTTTGTGTGTAAAGAGCTTTTTGTCGAAGCTGGTGGAGACGAAGATTTATTTTATGTGGTATGTGGTGATTCTAAAATTATTGGCAAAGAGTTGCTAGAGAGTAAAGCAGTAAGAAAAATCACATTTACTGGTTCTACTGGGGTTGGAAAGCTACTTATGCAACAAGCTGCTGAGAGTGTTAAGAAAGTATCTTTAGAATTAGGGGGTAACGCTCCGTTTATAGTATTTGAACGAGCTAATTTAGATAAAGCTATAGCAGGACTTATAAACTCTAAAATTAGAAATGCAGGACAAGTTTGTGTTGCACCAAATAGAGTGTTTGTTCATAAAAGTATCAAAAAAGAGTTTGTAGCTAAGCTTAAAGCTGAAGTTGCTAGCCTTAAACTAGGTAATGGTCTAGATGAAGGTGTAAAAGTCGGTCCGTTAATAAATAATTCTGCTGTTGAAAAAGTACAAACGCATATTGATGATGCTATATCAAAGGGAGCAAAGCTTATTTATGGTGGTAAGGTTGATGAAGAGTTAGGTGGCAAATTCTTTAAACCAACAGTTTTAGATAATATAACAGATGAAATGCTTGTTAGTTGTGATGAGACTTTTGGTCCTCTAATAGCTATATTTGAATTCGAAAATGAAGAAGAAGCTGTCGAGCGAGCAAATAACACCAATTATGGATTAGCTAGCTATTTCTTTAGTGAAGATATGGCACAAATTCGAAGAGTTCGTAATCAACTAGAATATGGAATGATTGGTATTAATACAGGAGTGATTTCGTCAGAAAAAGCACCGTTTGGAGGGGTTAAAGAGTCAGGTCTTGGTAGAGAAGGCTCTGATGATGGTATCTACGAGTTTATGGAAGCTAAGTATAGTTTGCAGAGTTTTTAA
- the pta gene encoding phosphate acetyltransferase: protein MKDTIFILPTSKYTGLRMLTKSIEYALQQEGLKVTTFHPIYDMDLSIEEIEKYLLNNRVKDFVEILLSKYYEKCLDKDFAVFSGLFRQGNNSHPLYSLNSVVDELNIEIIKALSAKVIIASYHGNKSLVELNEDLEYSRRSLPKKADILGAIITKINATYNEDGYLNFSLTDEDIDLDHQKNIAVSDLKNLEVFKHKGFELLGAVEWKNEKTYPRVLDIKNNLKLDELTNVDLSSRVQRVMMCSRGVDNFIKDLTPNSLVITSADRSDILLAVCLAAKNGMKIAGVVLTVKDYLDDDIKKLCLNTAQESGVAILSTKSRSVSTILRIANIDVMGIPLDDKERIQEVKDVVINSLDKEKIFKAVSENLSKHQIMSPPAFRYHLLKMAKQAQKRIILPESYEPRTLLAAKNCQEQGLAKCVLIGDKGKIHNVAELNGFTLPQDIEIINFDNNAFTKYVDALVELRKHKGLSESLARDALKNPIVLATLMLQLGEVDGLVSGAEHTTADVLRPALQLVKTKPGASLVSSVFFMCMPDEVIVFADCAVNQDPTAEQLVDIAMQSAESAKKFNIEPRVAMISYSTGSSGSGAQVEKVRKATELLKQQAPELLVDGPLQYDAAMIESVAAKKAPNSPVAGKATVLIFPDLNTGNTVYKAVQRSANVLSIGPVLQGINKPVNDLSRGATVDDITYTIAITAIQAI from the coding sequence ATGAAAGACACAATATTTATTTTACCAACCTCTAAGTACACCGGTCTTAGAATGCTTACTAAATCTATAGAATATGCATTACAACAAGAGGGTTTGAAAGTTACTACATTCCATCCTATTTATGATATGGATTTATCAATTGAAGAAATTGAGAAGTACTTACTTAACAATCGTGTAAAAGATTTTGTTGAGATACTTCTAAGTAAGTATTATGAAAAATGTTTAGATAAGGATTTTGCTGTATTTTCAGGGCTTTTCCGACAAGGTAACAATAGTCATCCACTTTATTCATTAAATAGCGTAGTTGATGAGCTAAATATAGAAATTATCAAAGCACTATCTGCTAAAGTTATCATTGCAAGTTATCATGGTAACAAATCTCTAGTTGAGCTTAATGAAGACTTAGAGTATTCGCGTAGAAGCTTACCTAAAAAGGCTGATATCTTAGGTGCTATAATCACTAAAATAAATGCCACCTATAATGAAGATGGATATTTAAATTTTAGTTTAACTGATGAAGATATTGATTTAGACCATCAAAAAAACATAGCTGTTAGTGACCTGAAAAATTTAGAAGTGTTTAAACATAAAGGCTTTGAGCTACTAGGTGCTGTTGAGTGGAAAAATGAAAAAACCTACCCAAGAGTGTTAGATATTAAAAATAACCTCAAACTTGATGAGCTTACAAATGTTGATCTAAGCTCCAGAGTACAACGAGTTATGATGTGCTCGCGTGGGGTTGATAACTTCATCAAAGACCTTACACCAAACTCTCTTGTCATAACTTCTGCTGATAGGTCTGATATATTGCTAGCGGTATGTTTAGCTGCCAAAAATGGTATGAAGATAGCAGGTGTAGTTTTAACTGTAAAAGATTATCTCGATGATGATATCAAAAAACTTTGCTTAAATACTGCTCAAGAATCGGGTGTAGCTATTCTTAGCACTAAAAGTAGAAGTGTAAGTACTATTTTGCGTATCGCTAATATTGATGTAATGGGTATACCTTTAGATGACAAAGAGCGTATTCAAGAAGTAAAAGATGTGGTGATTAATTCATTAGATAAAGAAAAGATATTCAAAGCTGTTAGTGAAAATTTATCTAAGCATCAAATTATGTCGCCACCTGCGTTTAGGTATCATTTATTAAAAATGGCAAAACAAGCTCAAAAAAGAATAATCCTACCAGAAAGCTATGAGCCTAGAACTCTACTGGCAGCTAAAAACTGTCAAGAACAGGGTCTAGCAAAATGTGTGCTGATTGGAGATAAGGGAAAAATCCATAATGTTGCTGAGCTAAATGGCTTTACTCTACCACAGGATATCGAAATTATTAACTTTGATAATAACGCTTTTACAAAGTATGTAGATGCGTTAGTTGAGCTTAGAAAACACAAAGGGCTTTCTGAATCTCTAGCAAGAGATGCTCTTAAAAACCCAATTGTACTAGCTACACTTATGCTACAGCTTGGTGAGGTTGATGGCCTTGTATCAGGTGCTGAACATACTACAGCAGATGTGTTACGCCCAGCGTTACAACTTGTAAAAACTAAACCTGGTGCATCACTAGTATCATCGGTATTTTTTATGTGTATGCCTGATGAGGTGATTGTGTTTGCTGATTGTGCTGTTAACCAAGATCCAACGGCTGAACAGCTTGTAGATATAGCTATGCAAAGTGCTGAATCTGCTAAAAAATTCAACATTGAGCCACGTGTTGCAATGATAAGCTATAGTACAGGTTCATCAGGCTCAGGAGCTCAAGTAGAAAAGGTTCGCAAAGCTACAGAACTTCTTAAGCAACAAGCTCCAGAGCTACTTGTCGACGGACCATTACAGTATGATGCTGCGATGATAGAGAGTGTAGCTGCTAAAAAAGCTCCAAATAGCCCTGTTGCAGGTAAAGCTACTGTACTTATATTCCCTGACTTAAATACTGGTAATACAGTCTATAAAGCAGTCCAAAGAAGTGCAAATGTACTGAGTATTGGACCTGTTTTACAAGGTATAAATAAGCCTGTAAATGATTTGTCTCGTGGTGCTACAGTTGATGATATAACTTATACGATTGCTATTACGGCTATTCAGGCTATATAG
- a CDS encoding acetate/propionate family kinase, which yields MSHILVLNCGSSSVKFALINPKTAESLFTGLAENISQENCSITFKGDEKKQLYIKNGQYKDVFLELKNYLDEKGFFDKVIAIGHRVVAGGEYFSHSAIITPENLEKIKACIPLAPLHNPAHVEGINFCKEIFVGLPQVAVFDTAFHQTIPSYIAEYAIPRELTESQKIRKYGAHGTSHKFVSMKAAELLGKEKGNFIVAHLGNGCSITAVVDGESRDTSMGLTPLDGLVMGTRSGSIDPSVFGYLADNLGYDAKQTTTMLNKQSGLLGICGHNDMRQVSELAEGGHKLAKHAIEMFCQRVAEFVSKYMLHFDKLDALVFTGGIGENAANIREQIVSKLKNISFKIDNTKNKNANTQIQSQDSHKIMIIATNEELMIAQDTLNLI from the coding sequence ATGTCACACATTTTAGTACTCAATTGCGGTAGTTCTTCAGTTAAATTTGCCCTTATAAATCCAAAGACAGCAGAGTCTCTATTTACAGGCTTAGCTGAAAACATTTCTCAAGAAAATTGCTCGATTACATTCAAAGGAGATGAAAAAAAGCAACTTTATATCAAAAATGGTCAATACAAAGATGTTTTCTTGGAGCTTAAAAACTATTTAGATGAAAAGGGCTTTTTTGATAAAGTTATAGCTATAGGTCATAGAGTGGTTGCTGGTGGTGAGTATTTTTCTCACTCTGCAATTATTACACCTGAAAATTTAGAAAAAATCAAAGCTTGTATACCTCTTGCACCTCTACATAACCCTGCTCATGTTGAGGGTATCAATTTTTGTAAGGAGATATTTGTAGGGCTTCCGCAGGTAGCAGTTTTTGATACAGCATTTCATCAAACTATACCTAGCTATATCGCAGAGTATGCAATACCTAGAGAGCTAACGGAAAGCCAAAAAATCAGAAAGTACGGTGCTCATGGTACATCTCATAAATTTGTATCAATGAAAGCGGCGGAGCTTTTAGGTAAAGAAAAAGGTAACTTTATAGTGGCCCACCTTGGCAATGGGTGTAGTATAACAGCGGTAGTTGATGGTGAAAGTAGAGATACAAGTATGGGGCTTACTCCGCTTGATGGTCTTGTGATGGGTACGCGAAGTGGTTCTATCGACCCAAGTGTGTTTGGGTATTTGGCAGATAATCTTGGTTATGATGCTAAGCAAACTACAACCATGCTAAATAAGCAAAGTGGTTTACTAGGTATTTGTGGGCATAATGATATGCGTCAGGTTTCTGAGCTAGCAGAAGGTGGCCATAAATTAGCAAAGCATGCTATAGAAATGTTTTGTCAGCGAGTAGCAGAGTTTGTGTCTAAATATATGTTACATTTTGATAAGCTTGATGCTTTAGTTTTTACTGGTGGAATTGGCGAGAATGCTGCTAATATTCGAGAGCAGATAGTCTCCAAATTAAAAAATATTAGTTTTAAAATAGACAATACTAAAAATAAAAATGCCAATACACAAATACAGTCACAAGATAGCCATAAAATCATGATTATAGCTACAAATGAAGAGTTGATGATAGCGCAAGACACATTAAACCTTATCTAA